In a genomic window of Xylophilus rhododendri:
- a CDS encoding LysR family transcriptional regulator, with protein MDWDNLRFFLETARAGTLAAAARRLEVDHTTVSRRIQALEKSLGRPLFVRSATGFTPTEAGRELLPHAQAMEAAGRAIDADRAAHRPNGELAGAVRIGTTEGFGSAVLAPRLAAFTAGQPRLVIDLLAVPRTVNLGRREADIVVGLERPARGEVIAVRLCDYQLRLYAARSYLDARPPITRGEDLQQHPFVGYIDELLFSRELQYLRELGSPRRFAVRSTSIVAQWQAVAAGAGLGVLPVFLAGADARLRPVLPEQTRFTRTFWMSMPVENKGLPRMQAVWEILKQIAADSAPLLMGGQPPTSDG; from the coding sequence ATGGACTGGGACAACCTGCGCTTCTTCCTGGAAACCGCCCGGGCCGGCACCCTGGCCGCCGCCGCGCGCCGGCTGGAGGTGGACCACACGACGGTGTCGCGCCGCATCCAGGCCCTGGAGAAATCCCTGGGCCGGCCGCTCTTCGTGCGCAGCGCCACCGGCTTCACGCCCACCGAGGCCGGGCGCGAACTGCTGCCCCATGCCCAGGCGATGGAGGCCGCCGGCCGCGCCATCGATGCCGACCGCGCCGCCCACCGGCCGAATGGCGAGCTGGCCGGCGCGGTGCGCATAGGCACCACCGAGGGATTCGGCTCGGCGGTGCTGGCGCCGCGGCTGGCGGCCTTCACCGCCGGGCAGCCGCGGCTGGTGATCGACCTGCTGGCGGTGCCGCGCACGGTGAACCTGGGGCGGCGCGAGGCCGATATCGTGGTGGGGCTGGAGCGGCCGGCGCGCGGCGAAGTCATCGCGGTGCGGCTGTGCGATTACCAGCTGCGGCTCTATGCGGCGCGGAGCTATCTGGATGCCCGCCCGCCGATCACCCGCGGCGAGGACCTGCAGCAGCATCCCTTCGTCGGCTATATCGACGAGCTGCTCTTCAGCCGCGAACTGCAGTACCTGCGCGAACTGGGCTCGCCGCGCCGCTTCGCGGTGCGCAGCACCAGCATCGTGGCGCAGTGGCAGGCGGTGGCGGCGGGCGCGGGGCTGGGCGTGCTGCCGGTCTTCCTGGCCGGGGCGGATGCACGCCTGCGGCCGGTGCTGCCGGAGCAGACCCGCTTCACCCGCACCTTCTGGATGTCGATGCCGGTGGAGAACAAGGGCCTGCCGCGCATGCAGGCGGTGTGGGAGATCCTCAAGCAGATCGCGGCCGACAGCGCGCCCCTGCTGATGGGCGGGCAGCCGCCTACTTCGGATGGCTGA
- a CDS encoding CoA-acylating methylmalonate-semialdehyde dehydrogenase, translated as MSALPASLPQAQPPTVKLLIGGEFVESTSTEWRDVVNPATQEVLARVPFATVAEVDAAVAAAQKAFVTWRKTAIGTRARIFLKYQQLIREHMAELAALLTAEQGKTLADAEGDVFRGLEVVEHAAAIGNLQLGELANNVAGGVDTYTVLQPLGVCAGITPFNFPAMIPLWMFPMAIACGNTFVLKPSEQDPMVTMRLVELALQAGIPAGVLNVVHGGETVVNALCDHADIKAISFVGSTRVGTHVYQRATLAGKRAQCMMGAKNHAVVLPDANKEQTLNALAGAAFGAAGQRCMAVSVAVLVGQAREWIPELVAKARTLQVGAGVEAGTDVGPVVSRAARQRVEGLIERGIADGAKLELDGRQVQVRNYQEGNFIGPTIFSGVKPGQAVYDQEVFGPVLALASAETLDEAIAFVNANPNGNGVALFTQSGAAARKFQEDIDVGQVGINVPIPVPVPLFSFSGSRASKLGDLGPYGKQVVLFYTQTKTITERWFDDASVSSGVNTTISLK; from the coding sequence ATGTCCGCACTTCCGGCCTCGCTGCCGCAGGCCCAGCCGCCCACCGTCAAGCTGCTGATCGGTGGCGAATTCGTCGAATCCACCAGCACCGAATGGCGCGACGTGGTCAACCCCGCCACCCAGGAAGTGCTGGCCCGCGTGCCTTTCGCCACCGTCGCCGAGGTGGATGCCGCCGTCGCCGCCGCCCAGAAGGCCTTCGTGACCTGGCGCAAGACCGCCATCGGCACCCGCGCCCGCATCTTCCTGAAGTACCAGCAGCTGATCCGCGAACACATGGCCGAGCTGGCCGCCCTGCTCACCGCCGAGCAGGGCAAGACCCTGGCCGATGCCGAAGGCGATGTGTTCCGCGGCCTGGAGGTGGTGGAGCACGCCGCCGCCATCGGCAACCTGCAGCTGGGCGAGCTGGCCAACAACGTGGCCGGCGGGGTGGACACCTACACCGTGCTGCAGCCCCTGGGCGTGTGCGCCGGCATCACGCCCTTCAACTTCCCCGCCATGATCCCGCTGTGGATGTTCCCCATGGCCATCGCCTGCGGCAACACCTTCGTCCTGAAGCCCTCCGAGCAGGACCCGATGGTCACCATGCGCCTGGTCGAGCTGGCGCTGCAGGCCGGCATTCCCGCCGGCGTGCTCAACGTGGTGCATGGCGGCGAGACGGTGGTCAACGCCCTCTGCGACCATGCCGACATCAAGGCGATCTCCTTCGTCGGCTCCACCCGCGTCGGCACCCATGTCTACCAGCGCGCCACCCTGGCGGGCAAACGCGCCCAATGCATGATGGGCGCCAAGAACCATGCGGTGGTGCTGCCCGACGCCAACAAGGAGCAGACCCTCAACGCCCTGGCCGGCGCGGCCTTCGGCGCCGCCGGCCAGCGCTGCATGGCGGTGTCGGTGGCGGTGCTGGTGGGGCAGGCGCGGGAATGGATTCCCGAGTTGGTGGCCAAGGCCCGCACCCTGCAGGTGGGCGCTGGCGTCGAGGCCGGCACCGATGTCGGCCCGGTCGTCTCGCGCGCCGCACGCCAGCGGGTGGAAGGCCTGATCGAACGCGGCATCGCCGATGGCGCAAAGCTGGAACTCGACGGCCGCCAGGTCCAGGTCAGGAACTACCAGGAAGGCAACTTCATCGGCCCGACCATCTTCAGCGGCGTCAAGCCCGGCCAGGCCGTCTACGACCAGGAAGTCTTCGGCCCGGTGCTGGCCCTGGCCAGCGCGGAAACGCTCGACGAAGCCATCGCCTTCGTCAACGCCAACCCCAACGGCAACGGCGTGGCCCTGTTCACCCAGTCCGGCGCGGCGGCGCGCAAGTTCCAGGAAGACATCGACGTGGGCCAGGTCGGCATCAACGTGCCGATCCCGGTGCCGGTGCCGCTGTTCTCCTTCAGCGGCTCGCGGGCGTCCAAGCTCGGCGACCTGGGCCCTTACGGCAAGCAGGTGGTGCTGTTCTACACGCAGACCAAGACCATCACCGAACGCTGGTTCGACGACGCCTCGGTGAGCAGCGGCGTGAACACCACCATCAGCCTGAAGTAA
- a CDS encoding enoyl-CoA hydratase: protein MAYENLLHEQRGAVALITLNRPKALNALSPGLTAELAGLLDQLEADDSVAVIVVTGSEKAFAAGADIKVMKEWTYMDVYKADFITATWERLAKCRKPTIAAVAGYALGGGCELAMMCDFIIAADTAKFGQPEITIGTIPGAGGTQRLTRFIGKSKAMEMVLTGRTMDAAEAERCGLVSRIVPSAELIEDAMKTAARIAELSQPVVMMAKEAVNRAYETTLAEGIHFERRLFHSSFATEDQKEGMAAFAEKRKPEFKNR, encoded by the coding sequence ATGGCATACGAAAACCTCCTCCATGAACAGCGGGGCGCCGTGGCGCTCATCACCCTCAACCGGCCCAAGGCGCTGAACGCGCTATCGCCCGGGCTGACCGCCGAACTGGCCGGCCTGCTCGACCAGCTGGAGGCCGACGACAGCGTGGCCGTCATCGTGGTCACCGGCAGCGAGAAGGCCTTCGCCGCCGGCGCCGACATCAAGGTGATGAAGGAGTGGACGTACATGGACGTCTACAAGGCCGACTTCATCACCGCCACCTGGGAGCGCCTGGCCAAGTGCCGCAAGCCCACCATCGCCGCCGTGGCCGGCTACGCGCTGGGCGGCGGCTGCGAGCTGGCGATGATGTGCGACTTCATCATCGCCGCCGACACCGCGAAATTCGGCCAGCCAGAGATCACCATCGGCACCATCCCCGGCGCCGGCGGCACCCAGCGGCTGACGCGGTTCATCGGCAAGTCCAAGGCCATGGAGATGGTGCTCACCGGCCGCACCATGGATGCGGCCGAGGCCGAACGCTGCGGCCTGGTCTCGCGCATCGTGCCGTCGGCCGAGCTGATCGAGGACGCGATGAAGACCGCCGCCCGCATCGCCGAGCTGTCCCAGCCGGTGGTGATGATGGCCAAGGAGGCCGTCAACCGCGCCTACGAAACCACGCTGGCCGAGGGCATCCATTTCGAGCGGCGCCTCTTCCATTCCAGCTTCGCCACCGAGGACCAGAAGGAGGGCATGGCCGCCTTCGCCGAGAAGCGCAAGCCCGAGTTCAAGAACCGCTGA
- the mmsB gene encoding 3-hydroxyisobutyrate dehydrogenase, which translates to MKIGFIGLGNMGRPMALNLVKAGHELAVFDPVPASVQALSTAGAHAATSVQAVAQTHGLEMLITMLPAAAHVRAVYLGEDGLLAVVPKGVLLVDSSTIDPMTAREVAAAAQRQGNAMVDAPVSGGTGGAEAGTLTFMVGGADGDFARVQPVLARMGRNIVHCGGAGNGQVAKVANNMLLGISMIGAAEAMSLGVALGMDAQVLAGVINTSSGRCWSTDTYNPFPGVLPNAPASRGYTGGFGTDLMLKDLGLATEAARAAKLPVAMGALAQQLYQGFSAQGHGGLDFSAIIETIRGKAA; encoded by the coding sequence ATGAAGATCGGTTTCATCGGACTGGGCAACATGGGCCGCCCCATGGCGCTCAACCTCGTCAAGGCGGGCCACGAACTGGCGGTGTTCGACCCGGTGCCCGCCTCGGTGCAGGCATTGAGCACGGCCGGCGCCCATGCCGCCACCTCGGTGCAGGCGGTGGCGCAGACCCACGGGCTGGAGATGCTCATCACCATGCTGCCAGCGGCCGCCCATGTGCGCGCCGTCTACCTGGGCGAGGACGGCCTGCTGGCGGTCGTGCCCAAGGGCGTGCTGCTGGTGGACTCTTCCACCATCGATCCGATGACCGCACGCGAGGTCGCGGCAGCGGCCCAGCGCCAGGGCAATGCCATGGTCGATGCGCCCGTCTCCGGCGGTACCGGCGGCGCCGAGGCCGGCACGCTGACCTTCATGGTGGGCGGCGCCGATGGCGACTTCGCCCGGGTACAGCCGGTGCTGGCCCGGATGGGCCGCAACATCGTGCACTGCGGCGGCGCCGGCAACGGCCAGGTGGCCAAGGTGGCCAACAACATGCTGCTGGGCATCTCCATGATCGGCGCGGCCGAGGCCATGTCGCTGGGCGTGGCCCTGGGCATGGATGCGCAGGTGCTGGCTGGCGTCATCAACACCAGCAGCGGCCGCTGCTGGAGCACCGACACCTACAACCCCTTTCCCGGCGTGCTGCCCAATGCTCCCGCCTCGCGTGGCTACACCGGCGGCTTCGGCACCGACCTGATGTTGAAGGACCTGGGCCTGGCCACCGAGGCCGCCCGTGCCGCCAAACTGCCCGTGGCCATGGGCGCGCTGGCGCAGCAGCTCTACCAGGGCTTCAGCGCCCAGGGCCATGGCGGGCTGGACTTCTCGGCCATCATCGAAACCATACGGGGCAAGGCCGCATGA
- a CDS encoding enoyl-CoA hydratase/isomerase family protein, translated as MTEQILGEVIDGVGVLTLNRPKALNALSLEMVRGMYEQLSLWSTDPQVRAVLVRGAGEKAFCAGGDIRWLHDSWRAGDGQWLRFFEEEYALDLFIAEYPKPYVALMDGYTMGGGMGIAQPAALRMVTERTRMAMPEVGIGYFPDVGGSFFLPRLPGFIGFYLGLTGVQIGAADALFAGLADVCVGSAETQDLPALIARLHQIPWHRPPQQRVAGWTTPADIGHAPLSALSEAIALHFGQPGAAAIVASLRTEQRPQFQPWAEETLALIAKRSPLAVAVTWELLSRGSGAPLADCLRMELALDQAWLPRGDLIEGVRALLVDKDHSPRWNPPTLEAVDEALIQSFFQPATQAAQA; from the coding sequence ATGACAGAGCAGATCCTCGGCGAAGTCATCGACGGCGTGGGTGTGCTCACGCTCAACCGTCCCAAGGCGCTCAACGCCCTCTCGCTGGAGATGGTGCGCGGCATGTACGAGCAGCTCTCGCTCTGGTCCACCGATCCGCAGGTGCGGGCCGTGCTGGTGCGCGGCGCGGGCGAGAAGGCCTTCTGCGCCGGCGGCGACATCCGTTGGCTGCACGACAGCTGGCGTGCCGGCGACGGCCAGTGGCTGCGTTTCTTCGAAGAGGAGTACGCCCTCGACCTCTTCATCGCCGAATACCCCAAGCCCTACGTGGCCCTGATGGACGGCTACACCATGGGCGGCGGCATGGGCATCGCCCAGCCTGCGGCCCTGCGCATGGTCACCGAACGCACCCGCATGGCCATGCCCGAAGTCGGCATCGGCTATTTCCCGGATGTCGGCGGCAGCTTCTTCCTGCCTCGGCTGCCGGGTTTCATCGGCTTCTACCTGGGCCTGACCGGCGTGCAGATCGGCGCGGCCGATGCCTTGTTCGCCGGACTGGCCGATGTGTGCGTGGGTTCGGCCGAAACGCAGGACCTCCCGGCCCTGATCGCCCGCCTTCACCAGATCCCCTGGCACCGCCCGCCGCAGCAGCGGGTCGCGGGCTGGACCACCCCGGCCGACATCGGCCATGCGCCGCTGTCCGCGCTGAGCGAGGCCATCGCCCTGCATTTCGGCCAGCCGGGCGCGGCGGCCATCGTCGCCTCCCTGCGCACCGAGCAGCGGCCCCAGTTCCAGCCCTGGGCCGAGGAGACCCTGGCCCTGATCGCCAAACGCTCGCCCCTGGCCGTGGCCGTGACCTGGGAGCTGCTCAGCCGCGGCTCCGGCGCCCCGCTGGCCGACTGCCTGCGCATGGAGCTGGCGCTGGACCAGGCCTGGCTGCCGCGCGGCGACCTGATCGAAGGCGTGCGTGCCCTGCTGGTCGACAAGGACCACAGCCCGCGCTGGAACCCGCCCACGCTCGAAGCAGTGGACGAGGCCCTGATCCAGTCATTCTTTCAGCCCGCCACCCAAGCCGCACAGGCCTGA
- a CDS encoding acyl-CoA dehydrogenase family protein has protein sequence MHDQLLSEEQRMVRDMARDFARGEVAPRAAAWAEAGWIDEAVVRQMGQLGLLGMVVPDTFGGSFTDYTAYALAVEEISAADGALGALMSVHNSVGCGPVLRYGSEAQKARWLTPLATGEAIACFCLTEPQAGSEAHNLRTRAVLEDGHWVLNGAKQFVTNGKRAQLAIVFAVTDPAAGKKGISAFLVPTDTPGFVVQRVEHKMGIRASDTCAIALDDCRLPQDAMLGEAGRGLAIALSNLEGGRIGIAAQAVGIARAAFERALAYSRERQQFGKPIGEHQSIANLLADMHTRINAARLLVLHAAQLRTAGLPCLSEASQAKLFASEMAEQVCSHAIQIHGGYGYLEDYEVERYYRDARITQIYEGSSEIQRMVIARELAGYPLGV, from the coding sequence ATGCACGACCAACTCCTGAGCGAAGAACAGCGCATGGTGCGCGACATGGCCCGCGATTTCGCCCGCGGCGAAGTGGCGCCGCGGGCGGCGGCCTGGGCCGAGGCCGGCTGGATCGACGAAGCCGTGGTGCGCCAGATGGGCCAGCTCGGCCTGCTCGGCATGGTGGTGCCCGACACTTTCGGCGGCTCCTTCACCGACTACACCGCCTATGCCCTGGCGGTGGAGGAAATCTCGGCCGCCGACGGCGCCCTGGGCGCGCTGATGAGTGTGCACAACTCGGTCGGCTGCGGCCCGGTGCTGCGCTACGGCAGCGAGGCGCAGAAGGCCCGCTGGCTCACGCCCCTGGCCACCGGCGAGGCCATCGCCTGCTTCTGCCTGACCGAACCCCAGGCCGGCTCCGAAGCCCACAACCTGCGCACCCGCGCGGTGCTGGAGGACGGCCACTGGGTGCTCAACGGCGCCAAGCAGTTCGTCACCAACGGCAAGCGCGCCCAGCTGGCCATCGTCTTCGCGGTGACCGACCCGGCCGCCGGCAAGAAAGGCATCTCCGCCTTCCTGGTGCCCACCGACACACCCGGCTTCGTGGTGCAGCGGGTGGAGCACAAGATGGGCATACGCGCATCCGACACCTGCGCCATCGCGCTCGACGACTGCCGCCTGCCGCAGGACGCGATGCTGGGCGAGGCGGGCCGCGGCCTGGCCATCGCCCTGTCCAACCTCGAAGGCGGCCGCATCGGCATCGCCGCCCAGGCGGTGGGCATCGCCCGCGCCGCCTTCGAGCGGGCGCTGGCCTATTCCCGCGAACGCCAGCAGTTCGGCAAGCCCATCGGCGAACACCAGAGCATCGCCAACCTGCTGGCCGACATGCACACCCGCATCAACGCCGCGCGCCTGCTGGTGCTGCATGCGGCGCAGCTGCGCACGGCCGGCCTGCCCTGCCTGTCGGAAGCCTCGCAGGCCAAGCTCTTCGCCTCGGAGATGGCCGAGCAGGTCTGCTCGCACGCCATCCAGATCCACGGCGGCTACGGCTACCTGGAGGACTACGAGGTGGAGCGCTACTACCGCGACGCCCGCATCACCCAGATCTACGAGGGCTCCAGCGAGATCCAGCGCATGGTCATCGCGCGGGAACTGGCGGGTTATCCCCTGGGTGTCTGA
- a CDS encoding AbrB family transcriptional regulator, protein MRSDSTLRWLQLLALSLAISLLLVAAGLPAAWLIGSMAGSIVLSVRGIAPPLPKNTMLAAQGMVGLLIATGLHADALREVGRHGLLFAGVLLAVVGLSVLLGAILYQLRVLPGTSAFWGVFPGAASAMTMMAESNGADVRYVALMQYLRVAIVVMVATSVMHGVPSTADAAGHGMGSQLHRLATAPFDAVELAKTLLLCAAAVWAGQRLRWPSGALLMPMLAGALAQHLGWVRITQPAWLMVIVYCLIGWGIGRRFSRDVVRHAWRSLPWLLASIFALILACAGLGWVLSRWAGIDPLTAYLATSPGGIDAVAILAASAHVDLPFVMGLQTARLLCLLALGPLIVRAVVRRLAEPQTPRG, encoded by the coding sequence TTGCGCTCCGATTCCACCTTGCGCTGGCTGCAACTGCTGGCGCTTTCCCTCGCGATTTCGCTCCTGCTCGTGGCGGCCGGCCTGCCGGCGGCCTGGCTGATCGGTTCGATGGCCGGCTCCATCGTGCTCAGCGTGCGCGGCATCGCGCCGCCGCTGCCCAAGAACACCATGCTGGCCGCCCAGGGCATGGTCGGCCTGCTGATCGCCACCGGGCTGCATGCCGATGCGCTGCGTGAGGTGGGCCGGCACGGGCTGCTGTTCGCCGGGGTACTGCTGGCGGTGGTCGGGCTCAGCGTGCTGCTCGGCGCCATCCTGTACCAGCTGCGGGTGCTGCCGGGCACCAGCGCCTTCTGGGGCGTGTTCCCCGGTGCCGCCTCGGCGATGACGATGATGGCCGAGTCCAACGGCGCCGATGTGCGTTATGTCGCCCTGATGCAGTACCTGCGTGTGGCCATCGTGGTGATGGTGGCCACCAGCGTGATGCATGGCGTGCCGAGCACTGCCGACGCAGCGGGCCACGGCATGGGCAGCCAGCTGCACCGGCTGGCCACTGCGCCCTTCGATGCGGTGGAGCTGGCCAAGACCCTGCTGCTCTGCGCCGCCGCCGTCTGGGCCGGCCAGCGGCTGCGCTGGCCCTCCGGCGCATTGCTGATGCCGATGCTGGCCGGCGCGCTGGCGCAGCACCTGGGCTGGGTACGCATCACCCAGCCGGCCTGGCTGATGGTGATCGTCTACTGCCTGATCGGCTGGGGCATAGGCCGGCGTTTCAGCCGCGACGTGGTGCGCCACGCCTGGCGCTCGCTGCCCTGGCTGCTGGCCTCGATCTTCGCGCTGATCCTGGCCTGCGCCGGCCTGGGCTGGGTGCTGTCGCGCTGGGCCGGCATCGATCCGCTCACCGCCTACCTGGCCACCAGCCCGGGCGGCATCGACGCGGTGGCCATCCTGGCGGCCTCGGCCCATGTGGACCTGCCCTTCGTCATGGGCCTGCAGACCGCGCGCCTGCTGTGCCTGCTGGCGCTGGGGCCGCTGATCGTGCGGGCGGTGGTGCGGCGCCTGGCCGAGCCTCAGACACCCAGGGGATAA
- a CDS encoding type II toxin-antitoxin system HipA family toxin — MKLHVYVHNQAVATLESTDGFRHVMAYHPDIPPEQFVSLLMPVRTESYAYPELHPLFRMNLPEGFLLSILQEQLGPHVGASPLSLLSVVGRNAIGRVKVATPGANPTQPPVPFDLNGILRGDNSQEAFVDLVRRHAVSGVSGVVPKFLSPNTFSEHTKGTLATERYIIKGTTTRLPGVALNEHLCMEVARQAGFPTATTEVSDDGQALVVHRFDFEADGTTRKGMEDLCSLLTLRPEQKYESTWERVVGRIKDVTPQAEQQNAALSHLADLLLLTYALRNADCHTKNIALLYSSREQIELAPVYDMLTITVYDDYAKNPPGMSVDGRSTWMPGKALERFLQARCNVMPAQTLERVERICEAIVQVTPQVVVATEKYPAFHETGKRMLHAWNDGMNSLRLQKTWSLPSLDEPIAAAKFSDPEPIMATKVEKIGRSPLLGQR, encoded by the coding sequence ATGAAGCTCCACGTCTACGTCCACAACCAAGCTGTCGCCACGCTGGAATCGACGGATGGCTTCCGGCATGTGATGGCCTACCACCCCGACATCCCGCCTGAGCAGTTCGTCTCGCTGCTCATGCCCGTGCGCACGGAGTCCTATGCCTACCCGGAGCTGCACCCGCTGTTCCGGATGAACCTGCCCGAGGGCTTCCTGCTCTCCATCCTCCAAGAGCAGCTTGGCCCGCATGTCGGCGCATCGCCCTTGAGCCTGCTCTCCGTCGTCGGGCGTAACGCCATCGGACGGGTCAAGGTGGCCACGCCAGGCGCGAACCCCACGCAGCCGCCAGTGCCGTTCGACCTGAACGGCATCCTGAGGGGAGACAACTCGCAAGAGGCCTTTGTTGACCTGGTGCGCCGGCATGCAGTGTCTGGTGTGTCCGGCGTCGTTCCAAAGTTCCTTTCGCCAAACACCTTCAGTGAGCACACCAAGGGCACCTTGGCTACCGAGCGCTACATCATCAAAGGCACAACAACTCGGCTGCCCGGCGTCGCGCTCAATGAGCATCTGTGCATGGAGGTAGCACGCCAGGCGGGCTTTCCAACGGCTACGACCGAAGTCTCCGACGACGGGCAAGCGCTAGTGGTGCATCGGTTCGACTTCGAAGCCGACGGCACGACCCGCAAAGGCATGGAAGACTTGTGCAGCCTGCTCACGCTGCGGCCAGAGCAGAAGTACGAATCGACCTGGGAGCGCGTTGTCGGCCGCATCAAGGACGTCACGCCTCAGGCCGAACAACAGAACGCAGCGCTCTCGCACCTCGCAGACCTGCTGCTGCTGACCTACGCGCTCCGCAACGCCGATTGCCACACCAAGAACATCGCCCTGCTCTACAGCTCCCGTGAGCAGATTGAACTGGCACCGGTCTACGACATGCTGACCATCACGGTCTACGACGACTACGCGAAGAATCCACCGGGCATGTCCGTCGACGGGCGCAGCACATGGATGCCAGGCAAGGCCCTGGAGCGGTTCCTGCAGGCCAGGTGCAACGTGATGCCGGCGCAGACGCTGGAGCGCGTCGAACGCATCTGTGAGGCCATCGTGCAGGTTACGCCCCAGGTCGTCGTGGCCACGGAGAAGTACCCAGCGTTCCACGAGACGGGCAAGCGCATGCTGCACGCGTGGAACGACGGGATGAACAGCCTGCGTCTTCAGAAGACCTGGAGCCTGCCGTCGCTGGACGAGCCCATTGCAGCGGCCAAGTTCTCAGACCCAGAGCCAATCATGGCAACGAAGGTCGAGAAGATTGGCCGCTCGCCTCTGCTGGGGCAGCGCTAG
- a CDS encoding helix-turn-helix domain-containing protein, with the protein MTQKQLAALSGLGQSTLARFETGGVAEFGSRKLLRLLEVLGHELSFTPKSSSFTLDDALAERQRQAQESSEAGNPPWSTSR; encoded by the coding sequence ATGACGCAAAAGCAGCTCGCGGCCCTTAGCGGCTTGGGCCAGTCGACCCTCGCCCGCTTCGAGACCGGCGGCGTCGCAGAGTTCGGCTCGCGAAAATTGCTTCGCCTCCTTGAGGTGCTGGGCCACGAGCTGTCGTTCACGCCCAAGAGCAGCAGCTTCACTCTGGACGATGCTCTGGCGGAACGGCAGCGTCAGGCCCAGGAATCGAGTGAGGCCGGCAATCCGCCGTGGAGCACGAGCCGATGA
- a CDS encoding LysR family transcriptional regulator produces the protein MIGHLQTLAAIARHGTFAAAADRIGLTPSAVSVQMRKLEETLGVALFDRSGRNAVLNEAGRRALLHAEQILELFGQMASGVDDAALTGTLRAGAVMTELLGSVVNALPLFRQRFPKVELQLTPGASAELIGLVEQQRLDCAVIVRPAYPLEGVLHWRALRQEPFVLIAAADERSDDVPWLLAHRPFVRYDRRSHGGHLVDRFLRRKRYVLDEALETDSIEAIVLFVARGGGVAIIPRTPVLQSLRAQVREIELGVDTFYREIGLLERTDNPRAHLNGDFWMALKEVGGVAT, from the coding sequence GTGATCGGCCATCTGCAGACCCTCGCCGCCATCGCCCGCCACGGCACTTTCGCCGCGGCGGCCGACCGCATCGGCCTGACGCCCTCGGCCGTCAGCGTGCAGATGCGCAAGCTCGAAGAAACGCTGGGCGTGGCCCTGTTCGACCGCAGCGGCCGCAATGCTGTGCTCAACGAGGCCGGCCGGCGCGCGCTGCTGCATGCCGAGCAGATCCTGGAACTCTTCGGCCAGATGGCCTCGGGCGTGGACGACGCTGCGCTGACCGGCACCCTGCGCGCCGGCGCGGTAATGACCGAACTGCTGGGCAGCGTGGTGAACGCGCTGCCGCTGTTCCGCCAGCGTTTTCCCAAGGTGGAGCTGCAGCTCACGCCCGGCGCCTCGGCCGAGCTGATCGGCCTGGTGGAGCAGCAGCGGCTCGACTGCGCGGTGATCGTGCGGCCGGCCTATCCGCTCGAAGGCGTGCTGCACTGGCGGGCGCTGCGGCAGGAGCCCTTCGTGCTGATCGCCGCCGCCGACGAGCGCTCCGACGACGTGCCCTGGCTGCTGGCCCACCGCCCCTTCGTGCGCTACGACCGCCGCTCGCACGGCGGCCATCTGGTGGACCGCTTCCTGCGGCGCAAGCGATATGTGCTGGACGAGGCGCTGGAGACGGACTCGATCGAGGCCATCGTGCTCTTCGTGGCCCGCGGCGGCGGCGTGGCCATCATCCCGCGCACGCCGGTGCTGCAGTCGCTGCGCGCGCAGGTGCGTGAGATCGAGCTGGGCGTGGACACTTTCTACCGGGAGATCGGGCTGCTGGAGCGCACGGACAATCCCCGCGCCCACCTCAATGGGGATTTCTGGATGGCGCTGAAGGAGGTGGGCGGCGTTGCGACCTGA